One region of Jatrophihabitans cynanchi genomic DNA includes:
- a CDS encoding response regulator, which yields MAISVLIADDEAIVRDGLRTILDLENDMTVVGEAADGAQAVAAIRELRPDVALVDIRMPGLDGIEATRQIVRAPNPPRVLVLTTFDRNEYVYEAMKAGASGFLLKDVRRHQLTDAIRTVARGETLLAPTITRRLIEEFCTRPSPATTTPPELAALTPREVEVLTLIGRGRSNADIAAELVVAETTAKTHVAHILAKLSLSDRAQAVIAAYETGLIRPGMR from the coding sequence GTGGCCATCAGTGTTTTGATCGCCGATGACGAGGCGATCGTCCGCGACGGGCTGCGCACGATCCTGGATCTCGAGAACGATATGACGGTCGTCGGCGAAGCAGCCGACGGTGCGCAGGCTGTCGCGGCGATCCGTGAACTCCGCCCGGACGTGGCTCTTGTCGACATCCGGATGCCGGGGCTGGACGGCATCGAGGCGACCCGGCAGATCGTGAGGGCACCGAACCCGCCACGCGTGCTGGTGCTAACCACGTTCGACCGCAACGAGTACGTCTACGAGGCGATGAAGGCCGGTGCCAGCGGGTTCCTACTCAAAGACGTCCGGCGCCACCAGCTCACCGACGCCATCCGTACCGTCGCCCGCGGTGAGACGCTGCTCGCGCCAACGATCACCCGGCGCCTCATCGAGGAGTTCTGCACCAGGCCCTCCCCGGCAACGACGACGCCACCTGAGCTCGCGGCACTAACCCCACGCGAGGTCGAAGTGCTCACCCTCATCGGCCGCGGCCGCTCCAACGCCGACATCGCCGCCGAGCTCGTCGTGGCCGAGACCACCGCCAAGACCCACGTCGCGCACATTCTGGCGAAACTCTCCCTCAGCGACCGCGCGCAAGCCGTCATCGCCGCCTACGAAACCGGCCTGATCCGGCCTGGCATGCGCTGA
- a CDS encoding HNH endonuclease signature motif containing protein: protein MRPGCTIPADWCEVHHLIPWQHGGRTDLDELALVCPHDHDELDRGATLTMINGTPHWTEPPHLDPQQTPRRNTAHHIPRILTHLTEAAAAAPDP, encoded by the coding sequence GTGCGCCCCGGCTGCACCATCCCCGCCGACTGGTGCGAAGTCCACCACCTGATCCCCTGGCAACACGGCGGACGAACTGACCTCGACGAGCTTGCCCTCGTCTGCCCACACGATCACGACGAACTCGACCGTGGCGCCACCCTCACCATGATCAACGGCACACCGCACTGGACCGAACCGCCCCACCTCGACCCGCAACAAACACCCCGGCGCAACACCGCCCACCACATCCCCCGCATCCTCACCCACCTCACCGAAGCCGCCGCCGCCGCTCCGGATCCATAG